Sequence from the Saccopteryx bilineata isolate mSacBil1 chromosome 6, mSacBil1_pri_phased_curated, whole genome shotgun sequence genome:
ggaaccgcaacaaagaagtgatgtttctcatctctctcccttcctgtctgtctgtccctatctgtccctctgactctttcacaaaaaaataaaataaaataattaagttcaAGATAGAGTCTACTCTACTCTTAACCAAGTCCCCCTGAAGTAGCGTAAGTTATGTAACCACTTAAGAGTTTGTGTTTTACTGATATATGACAATCACTCCAACACTCAGTGACTTACAATAATCATTTGATTGTCACCCCTCGTGGTGCTAGGCTTTGACAGGGGTCTGTGAGGCAGTTCTTACTGAGCTGTCATTCAGACTGTGGTCGGGCCGTAGTCATCTCACGGCTTCCTCACTAACGCCTGGCAGCGGACACTGGCTGTCAGCTGGAACATGCACACCTGGCCTCTCCACGGGCCCCGGCTTCTTCATAGCGTGGTGGCTGGGTCCTAAGACACAGAAGTGCAGACTGCTGGGAGACGGGGCAGCATCCCCGTTCCCGTATCTATTGATTAGTCAGAGTCCAGAGGAAAGGCAAGGGGTAGACAGAGATACTACTTGTCGACAGGGTTGTTTAGAGCCTCTacatttataaaatctataaaatgggcataacCACACAATGAAGACATGTCATTTCTGTCAACCCAAGCCTCCTTTAAGTGTAAAATGTGCCTTTTACATAGCAGACACTCAGGAAGTGGCTTACTGTCACTATGCAATAATTTTAGAATGAAGAATGTGGCCATGGGCGAAGAGATTTTCATTTAACCAATGTTAAGCAATGGCCCAACTGGGACTGAAACGCAGGACACCTGGCTAGCTTTGGCCCTGCTCTACCTTCTGTATTTCTGTGGTCTCATTAACCAGCCCACTAGGTTGTATAAAATGAACTTATGGGACAGTGTACGACCTGGCCAGAGTTGGCTAATACACGACACATACGCACACTCCAACTCCTTGccaataaaaaaaaggcaaaccatCATGTTACTATTTCCTAATAGTAAATCTAAAAACTCAAAAAGCACTCGAGCAGCTGCTAATAAATGTTTTGAAGCAGCAAGTGAAATGAGGCCTGAAATAGACTAAAAAATTATTACCATATTCTGAAGCTCTTCAAATTAAGCGAAGTTtgggtgtggccatgtgacttgctttggccgaTTGAACCTTATAAACACGACACAAGCAGGAGCTTGAAGAACACATGCACGTGTGTATGGGGCTTACCCTGTTTGGCCTGACAGGTGCTGGAAGTGTGTGACTCCGTTGCCAGTTGCCCAGACAACCATTTGATGAGCGAGGCTACCTGGGACCAACCAGCCCTCAGGCGATCGCTCAGCTGTACAAACTCAGAAGCTAATAGATGTTTATGAAAGGTACTCAACTGCAGGGTAGTTGTCATATAACAGTTAATCCCTGGTCTACGCTAACCTTTCATACAGGTGAGGAACCGAGACCTACTGAGGAAAAAGACTTGCTTAGGGTCAGTCCAGTCAACCCACTGACTACGATACTCCTTCAAGATGGCTGCTGGAATCACAAGTGAGGTTTCGGTTCAGATCCTGAAAACATCTATTGGTCCTCTGGACACATTTCTTCACATCTCTTTGGTTTTCAGAGGTTAGACAGAAAAATGGAaactgctgagcaatggaacggGAGACGACCCTCCTGGCCCCAGACATGGAGATGGCAGGCATGTGTATGCAGTGTTTCATGGTTATGAACCTCCCACCATAGGGGACACGATAACTATGCCCTGGGTGCCAGAACGGGGATCCTCTTCTCTGTCCAGGATGTGGTCTGGTGTCATGGTGATCAGGCAGGGCCTCTGGGGACAGCACATGCTTCCTGCCCTGAAATGGGTCTTTCCTGCTTTTCTCACAGCTCTCTATACCCGACATCCTACAGAAGCCCACAGCCCCTGCTGTTCTATCTTTCTCCCAAACTCTAaaaagtgctggccctggccggctggctcgtcggtagagcgttggcctggcatgtggaggtcctggattcaatttccggccagggcacacaggagaagcacgcatctgcttctccagccctccccctctcctttctctgtctctctcttcccctcctgtggccaaggctccacaggtgcaaagttggccggggcactgaggatggctccatggcctccgcctcaggcactaaaatggctcagattgcaccggagcaacaccccagaggggctgagcatcgccccctggtgggcatgccagagtctgtctctctgcctccccacttctcactttggaaaaatacaaaaaaaaaaaaaaagtgtctcagTCAAGTACTACCGAGTAGAACCTTACAGAGTCTAGGAATGATTACAGTGCCCTGAGCACACAGCCCCCGGCTTTGGGAACACAGTAATACAGTGCCAGCCCTCAGGGTGAGGCTCACCGGGCTCCAGAGCCCCTTCTTTGAACTTGGTCCGAGCTCCAGTACAGGGCAGTGGTTCCCCAGCTTACACGGTGCGGACATGAACACCCACCCAGGTGCGCAAGCAGATCTGCTGAGCGAGGCTCTGGCCTTCGGAGTGTGAAGGACTTCTTTTATGTGGCTACGGTGTaaggtttgtgtgtgtggtgacaaAAGACCAGGCGGCAAGCAGGGTCATGTACCCCATATTCAGGAGCTGGCGTTTTGTTCTGATGGTGAGAAGATAGTGGGAAAGGGGTTTACACAGGGAAAGAACATGACTCAGAAATAATACCGTGGTGGCCAGTGAGACATGGGGCAGGGAGAAGCTGCAGACTGGGGGGCTGGTGAGAGGACCAAGTCCACGTGGAGAACCACCGTGTCCTAAaccaggacagagagagggaggagatggCGGGTCTGGAATCACTGAGAGCTGAGAACGGCCAGATGTGCTGAGGAACGAGGCTTGCACCTACTACTGCCTGACCAAGTAAGTCACAATCACCTGGCACTTCAGCCACCAAGGTGCTCTCATGAGCACTGGCATATCAGACCTTGCCCAACAATCCTACTGGCCATTTTTATCGCCACTTTAGCTGTGAAGATTAAAGCCCAGGTGGGTCAGTATTAGGCACCCCAGGCAACAGTCCCTAACAAGTAAGAATGAAGGAGGAAACAGAAGGAGTATAGCAGATTTGCTTTCTGGCTGGGCACGAGTGCCAGGGTACCCTCATGAGAAAACACAAACCATCCCAGCTCAGAGCAAGTAGGGGTCCAATCTCTTTATTGTCAGGGTCCCCTCCCTGTGCCCCTCACCCCTCTCCAAACCTATAGAAAACCCCCAGCCTGGGAGTCTGGGGAGGGAAGGCAGTGTGGGGAAAACTGTGCTCTGCCCTCTGGCTTGGGCAGTGCCAACAGGgagggtgtgtggggaggggaggccaaTAACTCCACCTGCAGAGGACGTGGCACTGGCTGGGATGCATGGGAGACGAGGTGCCTGCTGCCAACTCTCCTCTGGGACCCGCTGGGGTGGCATCAGGTGGGTGCCCAGCTGGAGGCCTGGTACAGTGCACGCCCTTCTGCTGATGTCCACTGCCCCTGTCAAGCTGAGAAAGAAACAAGTGAGAGACGAAGGCTGAGAAGAAAAGCCCTTGTGGTCTTGATGACGGCTTGGGAAGAAGCACGTGCAGAGCAATGGTGCTCTCTGCAGACAGAGACGTGCCTATGCTCTGGCGCTGGCCTCACAATGTTCTGGCCAAGTCTCTCCCCTTCCGTGAGCCTCCATGTCCTCACCTGAGCGCTGCACTTCACCTGACATCTCCTTGGTAAAAAACCAGGAAGCTCCGAGGTGAAAAACTGCTTATATGGGTTTACTGAACTGAACGGTCTGGGAAGCACCTGCTGGCGGCACGTCTCAGAGCACGGCCGCATCACGTATGAAGGCAGCGTGTCGTCCGAGGCCTTCCGCCGCCCACGCCTGTCTAACTCTGAACGGGGCCCCCGAAGGAATGGGGCAGAGAGTTGGCACAAGTAGGTGGTAAATACTGGCCAGAGAGTGGGCTTTGAGACCACACACCACTGGCTTCAATCTAGGCCCCACCAATTACAACCCTGGGATCGTGTGACACACGTGgtacctccctgcccccacccttcagcgcctcagtttccacacctgTTATATTAGCACAACCAGAACCTGTGGGGCAGCCCCTGGCACACAGGACATATCCAGCTGAAAGGATCAAGTCCCAGTCCCTAAGCCTGGCATAAGCTCCCCTCTGACGATAAGCATCCCTCTCCATACTAGGCAAAGCTGGGACCGCAGCCACAGGAGTCCCCGGACATTCCACACACACCGAACACCCCAGAGCTCTGTGTCTGCTGAGGATGGTCCCTCAGTCCTGAGCAGGCTCGGCCACTATCCCCTCTGCCACCACACCCCActttgaccctctgcttctccagcccacGTTCCTATTCCTACTAGATGGTGATGGTTTGTATCTTCCtcgagaagaggagagaggattCTCGGAACACTCCTCGAGAATGCAGACGGGCACCACGACACCGTGTGCGCTGAGGGAGCCAGCTGGGTGGCCCGGCCAGTCCATCCGTGGCTGCTGTTCCCACAGCCCCCAGCCTTTACCACAAAGGCACGTGAGATGGCTGGGGACAGAAGGGCCTTCACCGCTGGACATGGCACTGCCCTGCCGAGTCACTTCACCCCTCGTCCACCAGGGCCGCCGTACCTGCTCACTGCAAGGCCCCTTCCTCCGTGTCTGTGTCCTGGCTGTGCTCCTGATAGGGAGGAGGCGACAAGAGACCACACATCACTCACTGCGAGCTCTGAGTCCTGCCCTGAGGCCCGGAGCATACCTGGAGGCCACACTCAGAAAGGGAGACGGACAATCAAGGGAAATGACTATGTGAGCAGTCTAAACAACACGGCTGATTGGAATCCCAACAGGGTGGACTGAGGGCCCCTCAGGAGAGAGGGGGTCAGTCAGGGAAGTTGAATGCATGGAAGCGGCATGTTTCTGCATAGAAAGGCCTTCTCAGATTGGAGCGGACTGACGGCCTAGAAGACTGGTGAGCTCCGCATCCTTGGGACGTTTCAGCCTTCATTACAGCCTTTATGAAGACTAACATGCCCCAAAGAGCAAGCTGAAGTATCAGGCTATGTTCAAAGAGGAGACACGAGCTGGCATGAGGAGGACCTCTTAAGCGTTGCGGCCATGAGCCCACCAGAACACAGCCGTGACTGAAAGGAGAGAGCTCCAGACCCTGTGAAGAAGTCCGGGCTCCAATCCTGGCTTGCTGCTTCCCAGCTCGAAGGCCTTGAGCCAGCCACTTGCCTCCGCTGAGCAGCAGTTCCCTCACGGCATAAGATGTGGAAGAACAATGCTTCACACAAGGCAGTTGTTAGGTTAAGTGAAGTTAGGAAGTACAGACTACGGGTCTGGTGCTCAGCGACTGTTTCTTAGGTAAACAAGTAGTAAGCACAGAGGAGATAGCTTACAGACTCAGAATCCGGTCTATCCTCCACCTTAACATGAGCTTCGTGCCAAATGGCTTTCCACCCTCACCGTGGAGGGTTTCACACCGGGAGCTCCCTTGCTTTCTCATGAGACAGCCTATTCCACGCTCATGCAACAACGGCTTTCAGAAAAGGCTTCCTCAGGCAaccccagccctgctccctggaACGCCCACATACAGGGCTTCCTGAGCCCGACCCTTCCCCTCTCCAGCACACGTGGAAAACCAAGTCTAGAAGGGCTCCTGGGCTCCAGAGGTCTGCCCCAGCCCTGCTGCTCCCTCTTCATTCCCACCTTCTCACCAACCGGGAGCCCTGGGAGAGGGAGCCCACTCACGCACCCCTGCCCTGCTGTGCCCGGGAGCGCCGACCCTCCAGTCCCCCGACGTCCTCACCAGCTCTTCCTCACTGTGCGTCAGCAGCCCTTCCTCGTCGCCGTCGTCCCGAGCTTGTGCTGCTCCCTGGGGCGTGCCTGCCTCGGAAGCTGTGTCCTCTTGGGGGGCCCGTGGCCGGCTGCCGCCGCCACCACTactgccgccgctgccgccgccaccacctccaccaccgccgccgccggcgccgccgccgccgccaccgccaccgccgccACCACTGCTGCTGCCTCCGCTGCCTCCGCCGCCTCCGCCGCCTCCGCTGCCTCCGCCACCTCCGCTGCCGCCTGCGCCGCTGCTGCCGCCTGCGCCGCCGCTGCCGCCTGCGCCACTGCTGCCTCCGCCACCTCCGCCGCCACTGTCGCCCTTCTTTTTGCCATCTTGAAGGAGACGGGGTGGTAAAGAGCAACATCGTAAGTATTGTGGCCATGACACCTCAGCAGAAGCTAGGCCTCCACAGCGGGCACAGACGGGGTTCGCGGCCACGGCCCCTCTCTGCCCCACGCAGTCTTCCCCTCCACATACACTTTGCCCTGGCCTGGTCACTGGGACCAGGACGAGGACCCTCGGAAGCTGACCTGGGTTGGCTTTCTGCTCCGCAGCGATCTGTTCCAAGCGGCCCAGCAGGGCGTCGATGTTGGACTTGATCTGTGTCAGCTCTGTCTTGATGGCCTGCAGCTCACTGCTCTTTACTGGGAGTGGAGGGAGCACAGGGCTGTCACCTGTGGGCTGAGAGCTTGATTCGAACACAAGACCCTAGCTCCAAATGCCCACTAGGAAGACAGGCCCGTGGCAGGAACTGTCCCTGTCCACAGCTCTTTTTCTGGTCAGGGCAAAGGCTGCAGCTGCCTGTGGCTTCCCTTGAGACTTTCAGAAGGCCACTGCTACAGTGACCAGACTGCCCTCTGCAACTGGGTCCCCCTCAcccgcccccccgcccccacatcTCAATCCGGAACGGGACTGGGGCCGGATAAGAATGAAGGCGTGGTGTGAGCACTGGCACAAGCATGAGTCTTCGCCTGTGACGTAGACTGGGGCCTGCCTTTCAAGGCGTGTAACTGTACGCGTCCTACAGTCGGATCTCCTGAGGGCCTGACCACAGCAGGAGCACACCAGAGAGCCCGTGGAGGCCTGGGCTTCTGCAGACCCATCCTGTCCTCACTAGAAGAGAGAGGACACTGTTTCCTCACTGGGCTCCACGTCAAAACACTGGACTCTGTGTCTAACCCAAATCCCTCTTCCTTAAATATAAGCCTTTTCctcttaaaaatacaagaaaatactcACTTGGCTGTGTTAGAGCTTCAGAACAGTGGGAGATTTGCTCCTTTATCTATTTTCCAAcgtaaaaaaatgtaattctattattttgctaatgacAAAAAGGTTTATTTAGGAAGAAAGTCAGTCACTCACACTTGATCTTGGCTGAGCTGGCGGTGATGGCTGTGGAGCGGGCAAAGAGCTTGACAGGAATGGTGGTTTTGACACGCCGGACCAAGGGGACTGTGACCCGGGGTCGCTTCACTGGGACAGCCCTGGGCACAGGCACTGGTGACAGGCGGCCCCGATAGTCGAAGAGCCTGTGAGGGGGCAGACGGGCCAGAGGCTGAAGCATGGCCCGTGGCCACCAGCGGTCACCATGACTTTAGACTGACATGCATATGGCTGGTGAAAGGCTGGCCCGCATAACACACTTCTGCTTGCTCCCAACAAGCCCTGGGGGGTGAAGAGAAAGGGCTTTCGGGATCCTAAGAACAGCTGGGATCCTTACTACACCCATCTTTCCTAGCAGCCACTTCGGGTAAGGGTAGGTGAGGTGGCATGTGACAATGGTTATAGCCCCATTCAACTGAGGAGTCAACTGGACCAGCCCAGAAGGGAGCCTTCCTAGATGGCCATGGCACCCTGACCTGCTCCATCCCTGACTCTGCTTCTGTTCAATCAACTGTCACCTTAGCCCCTGGTCGGAGACTGTAAATCTTACTAACGCAGCATAAACCCCCAGCTGGTAATGGAGCTGTGAGACTGGAGGGCCAATCCCTAAGCTTGACTGAGTTTCCGTTCTCCCACCTGCCTAATGAGGGGGTTATCCCAAACTCTgtgccctgc
This genomic interval carries:
- the RALY gene encoding RNA-binding protein Raly isoform X2, giving the protein MSLKIQTSNVTNKNDPKSINSRVFIGNLNTAVVKKSDVETIFSKYGRVAGCSVHKGYAFVQYANERHARAAVLGENGRVLAGQTLDINMAGEPKPNRPKGLKRAASAIYRLFDYRGRLSPVPVPRAVPVKRPRVTVPLVRRVKTTIPVKLFARSTAITASSAKIKLKSSELQAIKTELTQIKSNIDALLGRLEQIAAEQKANPDGKKKGDSGGGGGGGSSGSGGGGGSGGGGGGGGSGGSSSGGGGGGGGGGGAGGGGGGGGGGGSGGSSGGGGSRPRAPQEDTASEAGTPQGAAQARDDGDEEGLLTHSEEELVRTSGDWRVGAPGHSRAGEHSQDTDTEEGALQ
- the RALY gene encoding RNA-binding protein Raly isoform X3, with the protein product MSLKIQTSNVTNKNDPKSINSRVFIGNLNTAVVKKSDVETIFSKYGRVAGCSVHKGYAFVQYANERHARAAVLGENGRVLAGQTLDINMAGEPKPNRPKGLKRAASAIYRLFDYRGRLSPVPVPRAVPVKRPRVTVPLVRRVKTTIPVKLFARSTAITASSAKIKLKSSELQAIKTELTQIKSNIDALLGRLEQIAAEQKANPDGKKKGDSGGGGGGGSSGAGGSGGAGGSSGAGGSGGGGGSGGGGGGGGSGGSSSGGGGGGGGGGGAGGGGGGGGGGGSGGSSGGGGSRPRAPQEDTASEAGTPQGAAQARDDGDEEGLLTHSEEELEHSQDTDTEEGALQ
- the RALY gene encoding RNA-binding protein Raly isoform X1 produces the protein MSLKIQTSNVTNKNDPKSINSRVFIGNLNTAVVKKSDVETIFSKYGRVAGCSVHKGYAFVQYANERHARAAVLGENGRVLAGQTLDINMAGEPKPNRPKGLKRAASAIYRLFDYRGRLSPVPVPRAVPVKRPRVTVPLVRRVKTTIPVKLFARSTAITASSAKIKLKSSELQAIKTELTQIKSNIDALLGRLEQIAAEQKANPDGKKKGDSGGGGGGGSSGAGGSGGAGGSSGAGGSGGGGGSGGGGGGGGSGGSSSGGGGGGGGGGGAGGGGGGGGGGGSGGSSGGGGSRPRAPQEDTASEAGTPQGAAQARDDGDEEGLLTHSEEELVRTSGDWRVGAPGHSRAGEHSQDTDTEEGALQ